In one Chitinophaga sancti genomic region, the following are encoded:
- a CDS encoding bifunctional helix-turn-helix transcriptional regulator/GNAT family N-acetyltransferase, which translates to MSSNLEVVQEISEFNRYYTSLSETLNRHVSENNLTLTALRVLHTLTAEDQCTAGKLVENLGIDGGYLSRMLKAFESEQILSRKKSALDGRTWYLQITAKGRKLLDMMEETGGEQIRQLLEPIPGEQQQALAAAMKTIRHILSEENRITAEDISWRYQLQPGDAGYLIYMHGTLYAKELGYNLEFDTNVCKNFAEFLEAYNPSKDQVYLALHGNQIVASVAVVWHSRYAAQLKWFLVHPDFRGMGLGRKMLADAISNCREKGYHKVYLFSTNLAETANAMFRKAGFRKTGEKPVGLYGKHMNEERYDMDLV; encoded by the coding sequence ATGTCATCGAATCTCGAAGTGGTACAGGAGATCAGTGAGTTTAACAGATACTATACCAGTTTGTCGGAAACCTTGAACCGGCACGTATCAGAAAACAACCTTACCTTGACGGCCTTAAGGGTACTCCACACCTTAACTGCCGAAGACCAGTGCACCGCTGGTAAACTAGTGGAAAATCTCGGCATTGACGGCGGCTACCTGAGCCGGATGCTCAAAGCGTTTGAAAGCGAACAAATCCTATCCCGCAAGAAATCTGCGCTGGATGGTCGTACCTGGTATCTCCAGATCACTGCCAAAGGGCGTAAGCTGCTGGACATGATGGAGGAAACGGGGGGAGAACAGATCCGGCAGTTACTGGAACCTATTCCCGGCGAACAACAGCAGGCGCTGGCGGCGGCCATGAAAACCATCCGCCACATCCTTTCTGAAGAAAACCGGATCACTGCTGAAGATATTTCCTGGCGCTACCAGCTACAACCCGGGGATGCCGGTTACCTCATCTACATGCATGGCACCCTGTATGCAAAGGAACTGGGTTATAACCTGGAGTTTGACACCAATGTGTGTAAGAACTTCGCGGAGTTCCTGGAAGCCTATAACCCTTCCAAGGACCAGGTGTACCTGGCGCTGCATGGTAACCAGATCGTGGCATCGGTAGCGGTGGTATGGCATTCCAGGTATGCGGCGCAGCTGAAATGGTTCCTGGTACATCCTGATTTCAGGGGGATGGGCCTGGGCCGGAAAATGCTGGCTGATGCGATTAGCAATTGCAGGGAGAAAGGGTATCATAAAGTGTATTTGTTTTCTACCAATCTTGCCGAAACGGCAAATGCTATGTTCAGGAAGGCAGGCTTCCGTAAGACGGGTGAAAAACCTGTGGGACTGTATGGGAAACATATGAATGAAGAGCGGTATGACATGGATCTCGTTTAG